One part of the Salinimonas iocasae genome encodes these proteins:
- a CDS encoding ABC transporter ATP-binding protein, giving the protein MNALDISGLKKTYKGGVKALKGLDLTVRDGDFFALLGPNGAGKSTTIGIISSLVNPSDGQVSVFGYDLHTQKEAAKACIGLVPQEFNFNQFETVLQIVLNQAGYYGVPRSTAKERAQKYLTQLDLWEKRNARARELSGGMKRRLMIARALMHEPKLLILDEPTAGVDIEIRRSMWTFLKQINEQGITIILTTHYLEEAESLCRNIAIIDKGVIVENTTMRALLSTLSTETFILDLAESDQQPSLKGFAFRVVDDHTLEVDVEKQEGLNPVFSQLSEQGFQVLSMRNKANRLEELFVRLVESGRQQQGEARA; this is encoded by the coding sequence ATGAATGCATTAGATATATCCGGTTTGAAAAAGACCTATAAAGGCGGCGTAAAAGCGCTCAAAGGTCTGGACCTGACCGTTCGCGACGGTGACTTTTTCGCGTTACTGGGCCCCAACGGGGCCGGGAAGTCGACAACCATAGGAATTATCAGTTCCCTGGTCAATCCCAGTGACGGCCAGGTCAGCGTATTCGGGTACGACCTGCACACCCAAAAAGAGGCAGCAAAAGCCTGTATCGGGCTGGTGCCTCAGGAGTTTAACTTTAATCAGTTTGAAACGGTTCTGCAGATAGTACTTAATCAGGCCGGCTATTACGGTGTACCGCGCAGTACAGCCAAAGAACGTGCACAGAAATACCTGACGCAGCTGGACTTGTGGGAGAAACGTAACGCACGCGCTCGCGAACTGTCAGGTGGTATGAAGCGACGCCTGATGATTGCCCGTGCACTGATGCACGAGCCTAAGCTATTGATTCTGGATGAGCCAACCGCGGGTGTGGATATTGAAATCCGCCGCTCCATGTGGACATTTTTAAAACAAATCAATGAGCAGGGAATCACCATCATTCTGACCACTCACTATCTGGAAGAGGCTGAGAGTCTGTGCCGCAATATTGCGATTATTGATAAAGGGGTCATCGTTGAAAACACCACGATGCGTGCACTTTTATCTACGTTGAGTACAGAAACGTTCATTCTGGATCTGGCCGAGTCTGACCAGCAGCCTTCACTGAAAGGCTTTGCATTCCGGGTAGTGGATGACCACACACTTGAAGTAGATGTTGAGAAGCAAGAGGGTCTTAATCCGGTATTCTCACAATTATCAGAGCAAGGGTTTCAGGTGCTCAGTATGAGAAACAAAGCCAACCGACTGGAAGAGCTTTTCGTCAGGCTGGTGGAATCGGGCAGACAGCAGCAGGGGGAAGCACGTGCATAA
- the pcnB gene encoding polynucleotide adenylyltransferase PcnB, with amino-acid sequence MPRGEHGISREDISDNALKVLYRLNNAGFESYLVGGCVRDLMLGIIPKDFDVVTNATPEQIKGLFKNCRLIGRRFRLAHIVFGRDIIEVATFRGHHSDTDNQKLGKASEHGQLLRDNVFGSIEEDAERRDFTFNAMYYNVADFTVTDFANGREAIQKGEVALIGDPEVRFREDPVRMLRAVRFAVKLNMVIEAQTAAPIKSLSGLLNNIPPARLFEETLKLFLSGQGKDTFLKLREYGLLDALFPQLTPLIKDDSSKELEFILRVLANTDDRINNNQRVTPAFLYAALLWYPLEEHAQKVQTEAGLNNHDAFNIAAGDVIHRQTQRIMIPKRFSTVIRDIWILQQRLPRRFGRRAFQMLSHPKFRAGYDFLLVRGQVEGGDLLELADWWTEFQSADNGQQKRMLSALRKKEGGKGKPRRRRAPKAKGSNDA; translated from the coding sequence ATCCCTCGTGGGGAACATGGTATTTCGCGGGAAGATATCTCCGATAATGCCTTAAAAGTATTGTACCGTTTAAACAATGCAGGGTTTGAATCCTATCTGGTTGGTGGTTGCGTCCGCGATTTAATGCTGGGTATTATTCCCAAAGACTTTGATGTGGTAACCAATGCAACCCCTGAGCAAATCAAAGGGTTATTCAAGAACTGCCGGCTGATAGGCCGCCGTTTCCGCCTCGCTCATATCGTTTTTGGCCGCGACATTATTGAAGTGGCAACCTTCCGCGGTCATCACAGTGACACCGACAATCAGAAGCTGGGTAAAGCCAGTGAGCACGGGCAACTGCTCAGAGACAATGTATTTGGCAGCATCGAGGAAGATGCTGAGCGTCGGGATTTCACATTTAATGCGATGTATTACAATGTGGCTGATTTCACAGTAACCGACTTTGCCAATGGTCGCGAGGCAATACAAAAAGGTGAAGTCGCTTTGATCGGTGACCCGGAAGTCCGCTTTCGCGAAGACCCGGTACGGATGCTCAGAGCAGTGCGGTTTGCCGTAAAGCTCAATATGGTAATTGAGGCGCAGACAGCCGCACCGATTAAATCTCTGTCGGGCTTGTTAAATAACATTCCCCCTGCCCGCCTGTTTGAAGAAACACTGAAATTGTTTTTGTCTGGTCAGGGTAAAGACACCTTTTTGAAATTAAGAGAGTATGGCCTCCTAGATGCCTTATTTCCTCAGTTAACACCATTAATTAAAGATGACAGCAGCAAAGAACTTGAGTTTATTTTGCGGGTGCTGGCAAACACTGACGATCGCATCAATAACAATCAACGGGTAACGCCGGCTTTCCTTTACGCCGCGCTGTTATGGTACCCACTTGAAGAACATGCCCAGAAAGTGCAGACCGAGGCCGGACTAAACAACCATGATGCGTTTAATATTGCTGCAGGTGATGTGATTCACCGCCAGACACAACGCATTATGATACCCAAGCGGTTTTCAACGGTTATTCGTGATATCTGGATTCTGCAGCAGCGTCTGCCCCGCCGCTTCGGCCGTCGCGCTTTTCAGATGCTGTCCCATCCGAAATTCCGGGCTGGCTATGATTTTCTGCTAGTACGTGGTCAGGTTGAAGGCGGGGATTTACTTGAACTGGCCGACTGGTGGACGGAGTTTCAGTCCGCTGACAACGGACAGCAAAAACGTATGCTGTCGGCGTTACGTAAAAAAGAAGGTGGCAAAGGCAAACCTCGCCGTCGTAGAGCGCCTAAAGCAAAAGGCAGCAACGATGCATAA
- the gluQRS gene encoding tRNA glutamyl-Q(34) synthetase GluQRS, with translation MTALPSSVYTGRFAPSPSGPMHFGSLLAALASFLDARSNNGVWRVRIEDVDIPRSVPDADKWILDSLHAHGLKWDGEVIYQSARAEAYQVIINDLFATHRAYLCTCTRKMIRDNGGVYPGTCRSANYRLDDAERPAASVRLKMDNPVTEFNDRVLGRQTIPAGHATEDFILQRKDGLFAYNLAVVADDIFQHVTHVVRGSDLLETTAAHLSLYALLEKPAPCYAHIPIAATEPGYKLSKQNKATGLDSSRASENLIQALKFLNMPVPPALLSHNCDKIIRWAIDHWDCDLLPKTREVIVDKSESTYYSQS, from the coding sequence ATGACTGCGTTACCCTCTTCGGTTTATACAGGCCGATTCGCCCCCTCCCCTTCTGGTCCAATGCACTTTGGCTCGCTGCTGGCCGCGCTGGCAAGTTTTCTTGATGCCCGATCCAATAATGGTGTGTGGCGTGTTCGTATTGAAGATGTTGATATCCCACGAAGCGTACCTGATGCCGACAAGTGGATCCTCGATTCTTTGCACGCACATGGCCTCAAATGGGATGGTGAGGTCATTTATCAGTCTGCCCGGGCTGAGGCTTATCAGGTAATCATTAACGATTTGTTCGCTACGCATCGGGCTTATTTGTGTACCTGCACCCGAAAAATGATTCGTGATAACGGGGGTGTTTACCCGGGAACCTGTCGTAGCGCCAATTATCGCTTAGACGACGCTGAGCGACCCGCGGCGTCTGTTCGACTGAAAATGGACAATCCGGTAACCGAATTCAATGACAGAGTATTAGGTCGTCAAACTATACCAGCCGGCCATGCCACTGAAGATTTCATCCTTCAGCGCAAAGACGGGCTGTTTGCCTACAATCTGGCAGTAGTGGCAGATGATATTTTCCAACATGTTACCCATGTTGTCCGAGGCAGTGATTTACTTGAAACAACTGCTGCACACTTAAGTCTCTACGCCTTACTTGAAAAGCCTGCCCCCTGTTATGCGCATATTCCGATCGCTGCTACCGAGCCGGGTTACAAGCTTAGTAAACAAAACAAGGCCACCGGACTGGATAGCAGTCGTGCAAGTGAAAACCTGATACAGGCTTTAAAATTTTTGAATATGCCGGTGCCACCTGCCCTGCTCTCTCATAATTGTGATAAAATAATACGCTGGGCAATAGACCACTGGGATTGCGATTTACTTCCTAAAACCCGTGAAGTGATTGTCGATAAAAGCGAATCCACTTATTATAGCCAGAGTTAG
- the sfsA gene encoding DNA/RNA nuclease SfsA yields MQFTTSLLRGTLIRRYKRFLADVTLPDGETITAHCPNTGAMTGCAEPGFTVWLSQSDNPKRKLPYTWELAQDFNQNFIGINTHNANKLVAEALNNKSLDAFNQVEEVKREVTPPGASSRFDFAFQRSGKTEYMEVKSVTLNEDGAGYFPDAVTTRGKRHCLELATLAERGIPTTLAFCVQHTGIKSVSIASHIDPQYAEAVNEAHRKGVKIVAFGCLINQQKVEINQSLPVIV; encoded by the coding sequence ATGCAGTTCACTACGTCTTTACTTCGCGGAACGCTTATACGTCGTTATAAACGGTTTCTGGCCGATGTTACCTTACCCGATGGCGAAACTATTACCGCTCATTGTCCGAATACCGGCGCAATGACCGGGTGTGCTGAGCCGGGCTTCACCGTCTGGCTAAGCCAGTCGGATAATCCGAAGCGCAAGCTACCGTATACGTGGGAGCTGGCACAGGATTTCAATCAAAACTTCATCGGCATAAATACGCACAATGCCAATAAGCTGGTAGCGGAAGCACTAAATAACAAGTCCCTGGATGCATTTAATCAGGTTGAAGAGGTAAAAAGAGAGGTAACGCCGCCCGGCGCATCGTCCCGTTTCGACTTCGCATTTCAGCGTTCTGGTAAAACAGAGTACATGGAAGTGAAGTCTGTCACATTAAATGAAGACGGAGCCGGTTACTTTCCTGATGCAGTGACGACGCGGGGCAAGCGTCACTGTCTGGAGCTGGCCACACTGGCTGAACGGGGCATTCCCACTACACTGGCTTTCTGTGTACAACACACCGGCATAAAAAGTGTCAGTATTGCATCCCACATTGATCCACAGTACGCAGAAGCCGTAAATGAAGCGCACCGAAAAGGTGTAAAGATTGTGGCGTTCGGGTGCCTGATAAATCAACAAAAAGTGGAGATAAATCAATCACTCCCTGTGATAGTTTGA
- a CDS encoding EAL domain-containing protein translates to MPIREITDPFRLEDIVPYFQPIVDLQHDRVWRYECLARLVTPSEKVYLPNEFLYLIERHNHVQQLTETMFHQSARYFADKHVCWNINVDLSDLKNPSLLNLLKTHLSDPAAATKVSIEVSAKTAMQNIPLLAEVVGRVQELGVGVFVDNVGRVPGNIKSLLAMPLRGIKLDGGLIRQYDTNPAVQEYVDYVCEQAAAHKVSVIAEHVEDTTTLEIVERLPIHYAQGFVFSTPKPSLDNI, encoded by the coding sequence ATGCCGATACGCGAAATTACAGATCCTTTTCGGCTCGAAGATATTGTCCCTTATTTTCAACCGATTGTCGATTTGCAGCACGACAGAGTCTGGCGTTATGAATGCCTTGCCCGGTTAGTTACTCCCAGTGAAAAAGTGTACCTGCCCAATGAGTTCCTGTACTTAATTGAGCGGCACAATCATGTTCAGCAGCTTACTGAAACCATGTTTCATCAAAGCGCCCGCTATTTTGCCGATAAGCATGTATGCTGGAATATCAACGTCGACTTATCAGATTTGAAAAACCCATCTCTGCTTAACCTGCTTAAAACGCACTTAAGTGACCCTGCAGCTGCCACTAAAGTCAGTATAGAGGTTAGTGCAAAGACCGCGATGCAGAACATTCCCCTCCTTGCCGAGGTCGTCGGGCGGGTTCAGGAGCTGGGCGTAGGCGTATTTGTAGATAACGTCGGGCGAGTGCCGGGAAACATCAAGAGCTTGCTTGCCATGCCGCTGCGTGGCATCAAACTGGACGGCGGACTTATCAGGCAATACGATACTAACCCGGCGGTGCAGGAATATGTCGATTATGTCTGCGAGCAGGCTGCTGCCCACAAAGTCAGTGTAATTGCAGAGCATGTAGAAGATACAACCACACTGGAAATTGTCGAGCGTCTACCCATTCACTATGCTCAGGGCTTTGTGTTCAGTACACCAAAACCGTCTCTGGATAATATTTAG
- the panP gene encoding pyridoxal-dependent aspartate 1-decarboxylase PanP gives MGEAQVSLKHLFRVFTKPEHKDSKLAQIEQHLSDNIMDFLSQHVVTKKTSLEEIEQDFSLPAVPESPEFVSSHAESLLEKLVAHSVNTYSPTFIGHMTSALPYFHLPLSKLLVGLNQNLVKIETSKAFTPLERQVLGMMHNLIYDRDEPFYEEYLHSARHALGAFCSGGTIANITALWVARNKLLGPQPGFSGVARAGLAAAYRHYDIGNLGVICSKRGHYSLSKAVDALGLGREQLLSLPCPAQTLNPEDALREGRRYQEAGNKVLAIVGIGGTTETGHVDPLDELADVAKELGCWFHVDAAWGGATLFSSNNRSKLNGIAKADSVTIDAHKQMYVPMGAGMAIFKDPEDANAVRHHAQYILREGSKDLGATTLEGSRNGMAMMVYSTLHILGRRGYELIIDQNIEKAQSFASMIDAHEDFALTTTPTLSLLTYRVCPPQVQKALSVAGDADKVRLNQKVDRLVVGVQKAQREAGKSFVSRTRLECPNTNSQAITVFRVVLANPLTTKTDLQNILAEQVELAKGMRIWKELIKLADQVSHTSASV, from the coding sequence GTGGGTGAAGCACAGGTTAGTCTTAAGCACTTGTTTCGGGTCTTTACCAAACCTGAACACAAAGACTCAAAATTAGCACAGATTGAGCAGCACTTGTCCGATAACATCATGGACTTTCTGTCTCAGCATGTGGTGACAAAGAAAACCTCGCTGGAAGAAATCGAGCAGGACTTTTCTCTGCCTGCTGTACCTGAGTCGCCTGAATTTGTTTCGTCTCATGCAGAATCGTTGCTTGAGAAGCTGGTGGCACACTCGGTAAATACATACTCGCCTACTTTCATTGGTCATATGACCTCTGCACTACCTTATTTTCATCTTCCGCTTTCTAAACTTCTGGTCGGCCTGAACCAGAATCTGGTTAAAATTGAGACATCAAAAGCCTTTACGCCCCTGGAGCGTCAGGTGCTTGGTATGATGCACAACCTGATTTATGACCGTGATGAGCCGTTTTACGAAGAATATCTGCACAGCGCTCGTCATGCATTAGGCGCATTTTGTTCAGGCGGTACTATTGCTAACATCACAGCACTGTGGGTCGCACGTAACAAGCTATTGGGGCCACAGCCAGGCTTTTCCGGTGTCGCCCGGGCGGGATTAGCTGCTGCATACCGACATTATGATATCGGTAACCTTGGCGTTATCTGCTCCAAACGCGGCCACTATTCACTGTCAAAGGCGGTTGATGCATTAGGTCTTGGCAGAGAACAGCTGCTAAGCCTGCCGTGTCCTGCACAAACGCTAAACCCTGAAGATGCTTTGCGTGAAGGCCGGCGTTATCAGGAAGCCGGTAATAAAGTGTTGGCGATTGTAGGTATTGGAGGTACCACTGAAACCGGTCATGTTGATCCTCTCGATGAGCTTGCGGATGTGGCCAAAGAATTAGGCTGCTGGTTCCATGTGGACGCTGCCTGGGGCGGTGCGACCTTATTTTCATCGAATAACCGGTCTAAGTTAAACGGTATCGCCAAAGCGGACTCGGTGACCATTGACGCGCATAAGCAAATGTATGTCCCTATGGGCGCAGGGATGGCTATTTTCAAAGATCCTGAAGATGCCAATGCTGTTCGCCACCATGCACAATACATCTTGCGGGAAGGGTCAAAAGATTTGGGTGCTACCACGCTGGAAGGCTCGAGAAATGGCATGGCGATGATGGTTTACTCAACGCTTCATATACTGGGGCGCCGTGGCTATGAGCTCATTATTGATCAGAATATTGAAAAGGCGCAGTCCTTCGCATCGATGATTGATGCACATGAAGACTTCGCGCTGACAACGACTCCCACTTTGTCACTACTCACTTACCGGGTTTGTCCGCCGCAGGTGCAAAAAGCACTCAGCGTTGCCGGTGATGCGGATAAAGTGCGCCTGAATCAAAAAGTCGATCGCCTGGTGGTGGGTGTACAAAAAGCACAGCGTGAAGCCGGGAAGTCGTTTGTGTCGCGGACACGTTTGGAGTGCCCTAACACAAATTCGCAGGCTATTACCGTATTCAGGGTAGTGCTTGCAAACCCGCTGACCACAAAAACTGATTTACAGAATATTCTGGCAGAACAGGTCGAACTTGCGAAAGGTATGAGGATCTGGAAAGAGCTTATTAAGCTGGCTGACCAGGTTTCCCACACGTCAGCCAGTGTGTAA
- a CDS encoding ABC transporter permease: MHKQNNWVALNTIWIKECTRFLRIWVQTLVPPAITMSLYFVIFGNLIGDRIGRMDGFTYMEFIVPGLIMMSVITNSYSNVSSSFFSAKFQRNVEELLVAPVPTSVIIAGYVGGGVARSMLIGIIVTLVSLFFVDVQIHNPLVIVTVVLLTSVLFSTAGLINAVFAKSFDDISVVPTFVLTPLTYLGGVFYSLSLLPEFWQIVSKANPVVYMVNGFRYGFLGVSDVGITTSLSLLVGFNILLFGVAYYLLKTGKGIRS; this comes from the coding sequence GTGCATAAACAAAATAACTGGGTAGCGCTTAATACAATCTGGATAAAAGAATGTACCCGCTTTCTGCGCATCTGGGTACAGACCCTGGTGCCCCCGGCAATTACCATGAGTCTGTACTTTGTCATCTTTGGTAACCTGATTGGCGACCGGATTGGGCGTATGGATGGGTTTACCTACATGGAATTTATCGTTCCGGGTTTGATCATGATGTCGGTGATTACCAATTCCTATTCTAATGTGAGCTCGTCGTTTTTCAGCGCCAAATTTCAACGTAATGTTGAGGAGCTGCTTGTGGCACCGGTGCCTACGTCCGTCATTATTGCCGGCTACGTGGGAGGCGGTGTCGCCCGCTCAATGCTGATAGGTATTATTGTAACGCTGGTGTCACTGTTTTTTGTCGACGTGCAAATTCACAATCCGTTGGTTATTGTGACGGTTGTCTTACTTACTTCTGTATTGTTTTCAACAGCAGGCTTAATCAATGCGGTCTTTGCCAAGAGCTTCGACGATATCAGCGTGGTGCCGACATTTGTACTGACACCGCTGACCTATCTGGGCGGCGTGTTTTACTCACTATCGCTGTTACCTGAATTCTGGCAGATTGTTAGTAAAGCCAATCCGGTGGTTTATATGGTCAACGGGTTTCGGTATGGCTTTTTAGGGGTGTCAGATGTCGGAATAACCACCTCGCTGTCACTGTTAGTGGGCTTTAATATTTTACTTTTCGGCGTAGCGTATTATCTGCTTAAAACCGGCAAGGGTATTCGAAGCTGA
- the dksA gene encoding RNA polymerase-binding protein DksA, giving the protein MPTGKEQKSLGLLALAGLQPYQPKPDEEYMNEPQTEHFRLLLKAWRDQLRQEVDRTVTHMKDEAANFPDPVDRAAQEEEFSLELRTRDRERKLIKKIEKTLMRIEEDDFGFCDQCGIEIGIRRLEARPTADLCVDCKTMAEIKEKQMQG; this is encoded by the coding sequence ATGCCAACAGGAAAAGAACAGAAATCGTTAGGACTTTTAGCATTAGCCGGGCTGCAGCCGTACCAGCCTAAGCCTGATGAAGAATACATGAATGAGCCGCAAACGGAACATTTTCGTTTGCTGTTGAAAGCATGGCGTGACCAGCTTCGCCAGGAAGTTGACAGAACTGTTACGCACATGAAAGATGAAGCGGCTAATTTTCCTGACCCGGTAGACCGGGCAGCGCAGGAAGAAGAGTTCAGCCTTGAATTACGCACACGTGACCGTGAACGTAAGCTGATCAAAAAGATTGAAAAAACGCTGATGCGTATCGAAGAAGACGATTTCGGTTTCTGCGATCAGTGTGGCATCGAGATTGGTATTCGCCGCCTGGAAGCGCGTCCTACTGCTGATCTGTGTGTTGACTGTAAAACAATGGCAGAAATCAAAGAAAAACAGATGCAGGGATAA
- the panC gene encoding pantoate--beta-alanine ligase: protein MQTVESIKALRTLRRQWRDQGKRVGFVPTMGNLHEGHLELVKKTVETCDVVIASIFVNPLQFGQNEDLATYPRTLEEDKKKLSAQGADLLFLPTVEEMYPRGLEQQTFVEVPGISSIICGASRPGHFRGVATVVCKLFNMVQPDSAFFGEKDYQQLQVIRLMAQDLSMDIDIQGVPTQRATDGLALSSRNGYLNDEQRKLAPLLYKTMQDVAESIRQGDKNLMQLSKSAVEKLSQCGFKPDYVEIRNGETLQAAASDDNHLVILAAAYLGTTRLIDNLEVLR from the coding sequence ATGCAAACGGTTGAATCTATAAAAGCATTGCGGACGCTTCGTCGCCAATGGCGGGATCAGGGTAAGCGAGTTGGTTTTGTACCAACCATGGGCAATCTGCACGAAGGCCATCTTGAACTGGTAAAAAAAACGGTAGAAACCTGTGATGTAGTCATTGCCTCAATTTTTGTAAACCCTCTGCAGTTCGGCCAGAATGAAGACCTGGCGACTTACCCGCGTACGCTTGAGGAAGATAAAAAGAAGCTTTCTGCACAGGGTGCTGACCTGCTGTTTTTGCCTACCGTCGAAGAGATGTATCCTCGCGGTCTTGAGCAGCAAACTTTTGTCGAAGTACCGGGTATCTCTTCGATTATTTGCGGTGCCAGCCGCCCGGGGCACTTTCGCGGTGTCGCAACGGTGGTATGCAAACTATTTAATATGGTACAGCCAGATTCTGCATTTTTTGGCGAGAAAGATTATCAGCAGTTGCAGGTTATTCGGCTTATGGCACAAGACCTGTCGATGGATATCGATATTCAGGGTGTGCCGACACAACGAGCGACCGACGGCCTAGCATTAAGTTCGCGAAACGGCTACCTGAATGACGAGCAGCGCAAGTTGGCGCCATTGCTGTATAAGACGATGCAGGACGTTGCAGAAAGCATTCGTCAGGGTGACAAGAATCTGATGCAGTTATCCAAGTCTGCCGTTGAAAAGCTTTCTCAGTGCGGGTTTAAACCTGATTATGTTGAGATACGAAACGGTGAGACGCTACAGGCCGCAGCCAGCGATGATAACCACCTGGTTATCCTGGCAGCTGCTTATCTTGGCACCACGCGCCTGATTGATAACCTGGAAGTTCTTCGCTAA
- the folK gene encoding 2-amino-4-hydroxy-6-hydroxymethyldihydropteridine diphosphokinase produces MHKEHCYIGLGSNQGDSDALLNSAIEAINELDETRVLKPSSFYASSPMGPQDQPDFVNAVVLVETSLAPLTLLHALQDIENQHGRVRQGERWGPRTLDLDILIFGNQELQSEELTIPHYGMGDREFVLVPLFEIAPGMVMPDGQPLAAWVSRCNLDGLRRLRTSIQQ; encoded by the coding sequence ATGCATAAAGAGCATTGCTACATAGGCCTTGGCAGTAACCAGGGTGACTCTGATGCGCTGCTTAATTCGGCCATCGAGGCTATCAATGAACTCGATGAGACGCGGGTATTAAAGCCCTCCTCGTTTTACGCAAGCAGCCCCATGGGGCCCCAGGATCAGCCAGATTTTGTCAACGCTGTCGTTCTTGTAGAAACATCGCTGGCACCTTTGACTTTATTGCACGCCTTACAGGACATAGAGAATCAGCACGGGCGTGTTCGTCAGGGTGAACGCTGGGGGCCCCGTACTCTGGATTTGGATATTCTGATATTCGGCAATCAGGAATTACAAAGTGAAGAGCTGACTATTCCGCATTACGGCATGGGCGACAGAGAGTTTGTTCTTGTTCCCCTTTTTGAAATTGCCCCCGGTATGGTTATGCCAGACGGCCAGCCTTTGGCAGCCTGGGTCTCCAGATGTAATCTGGATGGACTACGCCGCCTCAGGACTTCCATTCAGCAATAA
- the trmB gene encoding tRNA (guanine(46)-N(7))-methyltransferase TrmB, whose translation MTKITGNSRSVDSAQTGPHEKLDELVKRYQHSQSKRPVSAHTQQAFDEVMTWLDGWQGPLILDSCCGVGESTARLALANPEAKVIGLDKSEARVAKHMHYQQQAANYRVQRADVIDFWRLLNQQSIRVTHHCLFYPNPYPKSSQVQKRWHGSAAFADLMALTGNVEVRSNWLIYLLEFAQAAAHYGVKGDLQQVPEGEDFTPFERKYRASGQICWQLSCQSEEAS comes from the coding sequence ATGACCAAAATTACCGGAAACTCACGCAGCGTTGATTCCGCGCAGACCGGACCACATGAAAAGCTGGACGAGCTGGTTAAACGTTATCAGCATAGTCAAAGCAAGCGCCCTGTCAGCGCGCATACGCAGCAGGCGTTTGATGAGGTGATGACGTGGCTGGATGGCTGGCAGGGGCCACTCATCCTCGACTCCTGCTGTGGCGTGGGTGAAAGCACAGCAAGACTGGCTCTGGCCAATCCAGAGGCAAAAGTGATTGGGCTGGATAAATCAGAGGCGCGGGTAGCCAAGCATATGCATTATCAGCAGCAAGCCGCTAACTATCGCGTACAGCGTGCTGATGTTATCGACTTCTGGCGTTTGCTGAATCAACAGAGCATAAGGGTTACCCACCATTGCCTGTTTTATCCAAATCCTTACCCCAAAAGCTCCCAGGTACAAAAACGATGGCATGGCAGTGCCGCTTTTGCTGACTTAATGGCGCTGACAGGAAATGTGGAAGTCAGAAGTAACTGGCTGATTTATTTGCTTGAATTTGCCCAGGCTGCTGCGCACTATGGCGTTAAAGGAGATTTGCAACAAGTGCCTGAAGGCGAAGACTTTACGCCCTTTGAGCGTAAGTACCGAGCCAGTGGCCAGATTTGCTGGCAGCTTAGCTGCCAGTCTGAAGAAGCAAGCTAA
- the panB gene encoding 3-methyl-2-oxobutanoate hydroxymethyltransferase: MKKVTVSGLLKKKHAGEKITALTAYDASFAKLFDDEQIDALLIGDSLGMVLLGQDDTLNVTVDDIAYHTQAVRRGVQRAFVLADMPFMSYATPERAYDNAASLMAAGASMVKLEGGAWLCDTIRGLVQRSVPVCGHIGLTPQSVHVFGGFKVQGRQSEQAQQIIDDALALEKAGIQLLVLECVPTSLAKTITDKLSIPVIGIGAGKHTDGQILVMHDMLGVSANYMPKFSKNYLAETGDLRKAVNSYIDEVHSGAFPSDDHSFE; this comes from the coding sequence ATGAAAAAAGTTACTGTCTCCGGACTGCTCAAAAAGAAGCACGCCGGTGAGAAAATTACTGCACTTACCGCTTATGATGCGAGCTTTGCCAAGCTGTTTGATGATGAACAGATTGATGCGCTTCTTATCGGTGATTCATTGGGAATGGTGTTGCTTGGGCAGGATGACACACTTAATGTTACTGTCGATGACATCGCCTATCATACACAGGCAGTCAGGCGCGGAGTACAACGAGCGTTTGTACTGGCAGACATGCCCTTTATGTCTTACGCCACCCCGGAAAGAGCCTACGATAACGCTGCTTCACTTATGGCAGCAGGCGCCAGTATGGTCAAGCTTGAAGGGGGTGCATGGCTTTGTGATACGATTCGTGGCCTTGTTCAGCGTAGCGTTCCGGTGTGCGGGCACATCGGCCTTACGCCTCAGTCTGTTCATGTGTTTGGTGGCTTCAAGGTACAGGGGCGCCAAAGTGAGCAGGCACAGCAAATTATTGATGACGCGCTGGCACTTGAAAAAGCAGGCATTCAACTACTGGTGTTAGAATGCGTGCCCACATCACTGGCTAAAACCATTACTGACAAATTATCCATACCGGTCATCGGCATTGGCGCTGGTAAGCACACTGACGGGCAAATACTGGTAATGCACGATATGCTGGGGGTCAGTGCCAATTACATGCCTAAATTTTCTAAAAATTATCTGGCGGAAACCGGTGATTTGCGCAAAGCAGTCAATAGCTACATTGATGAAGTGCATAGCGGTGCGTTTCCTTCTGACGACCACAGTTTCGAGTAA